A single window of Plectropomus leopardus isolate mb unplaced genomic scaffold, YSFRI_Pleo_2.0 unplaced_scaffold13700, whole genome shotgun sequence DNA harbors:
- the LOC121964020 gene encoding zinc finger MIZ domain-containing protein 2-like, with the protein MAPPYMSPGNSDVKPPPSSFLPDIKPNMAGLPPPPPTGNPSDDLRLTFPVRDGVVLEPFRLEHNLAVSNHVFQLRDSVYKTLIM; encoded by the exons ATGGCCCCGCCCTACATGTCGCCCGGCAACAGTGACGTCAAGCCGCCACCCTCCTCCTTCCTGCCCGACATCAAACCCAACATGGCCGGACTACCACCGCCTCCCCCCACAG GTAACCCCAGCGACGACCTGCGGCTGACCTTCCCGGTGCGTGACGGCGTCGTCCTCGAGCCCTTCAGGTTAGAGCACAACCTGGCAGTCAGCAACCACGTCTTCCAGCTGAGAGACTCCGTCTACAAGACACTCATCAtgag